From the genome of Psychrilyobacter atlanticus DSM 19335, one region includes:
- a CDS encoding DMT family transporter, translating to MNNNVKKGLFFGILVGFAWGLDTVLMGMVGQNPILQGFKSSALVSAFLHDGFCFFWLAVVMFFRKELMGVFKLLKTKKGKVSLLAAVVGAPIGMSGYVIGIKYAAPAYASSISVIYPGVGAILSYFILKEKLSMRAVIGITISLIGSAALGYSKVDLSLYPNFYKGMAFTCIAVLGWAFEGVIIGYAMKKIKDEDNIKASPQQFLTVRYLTSFAVYALVIMPAVGGYPVVAKIAQSRDILYFAGIAILGATTYLSWYKAVDYIGAAMGTALNSTAAFWAIIFSWLILGTEITPYLAICGAIIIVGVFIFAINPNDFKKKKNLEVKIENN from the coding sequence ATGAATAATAATGTAAAAAAAGGATTGTTTTTTGGGATCTTAGTAGGGTTTGCGTGGGGATTGGATACAGTATTGATGGGGATGGTTGGACAAAACCCAATATTGCAAGGGTTTAAATCAAGTGCATTGGTATCGGCATTCTTGCATGATGGATTTTGTTTTTTTTGGTTAGCAGTTGTTATGTTTTTCAGAAAAGAACTTATGGGAGTTTTTAAGTTATTGAAAACTAAAAAAGGTAAGGTATCTCTTTTGGCGGCAGTAGTTGGTGCTCCTATAGGAATGAGTGGTTATGTTATAGGGATTAAATATGCTGCACCGGCTTATGCGTCTAGTATCTCAGTTATTTATCCAGGTGTTGGAGCTATCTTATCTTACTTTATACTAAAAGAAAAGCTTTCTATGAGGGCAGTAATAGGAATAACTATCAGTTTAATAGGTTCGGCGGCTCTCGGATATTCAAAAGTAGATCTTTCACTATATCCCAATTTTTATAAAGGGATGGCATTTACCTGTATAGCTGTTCTTGGATGGGCATTCGAAGGGGTTATTATTGGTTATGCTATGAAAAAAATAAAAGATGAAGATAACATAAAGGCGTCACCTCAGCAGTTTCTTACGGTTAGATACCTTACATCTTTTGCGGTATATGCTTTAGTAATTATGCCGGCAGTCGGCGGATATCCCGTCGTTGCAAAAATTGCCCAGAGCAGAGATATATTATATTTTGCCGGAATAGCTATTTTAGGAGCTACAACATACCTTTCATGGTATAAGGCAGTGGATTATATTGGTGCTGCAATGGGAACAGCTCTCAACAGTACAGCAGCATTTTGGGCAATTATATTCAGCTGGTTAATATTGGGAACTGAAATAACACCTTATTTAGCAATATGTGGAGCAATAATAATTGTAGGAGTGTTTATCTTTGCTATAAACCCTAATGATTTTAAAAAGAAAAAGAATCTTGAAGTTAAAATTGAAAATAACTAA
- a CDS encoding MerR family transcriptional regulator, whose translation MKDLISITEVSKYLGITTRTIRYYEELGLITPIQEGRGKRSYSRENIKKLMYIKELKEKGCPLKEIQELFGGKCCHEKFNILRAVHDENVKKIKELKEQNNKIQEELQIIEKLGDKNDAFEIKKFKKKKYRSLRERIPIDIDREIEAIWDFGHNNSVSIGHSGAEIIYVIEEENFKQKKWELFDYIYLDQGKKNNEIEEGNYLVMYTRNDIHGRKESMKLFVDYIEKNKLEIEGPFYMVPKANILCKSEQKFLVISEFRIKLLKK comes from the coding sequence ATGAAAGATTTAATTAGCATAACTGAAGTATCTAAATATTTAGGAATAACAACGAGAACAATTAGATATTACGAAGAATTAGGTCTTATAACTCCTATTCAAGAAGGAAGAGGCAAAAGGAGTTATTCTAGAGAAAATATAAAAAAATTAATGTATATAAAAGAACTCAAGGAAAAAGGATGTCCTTTAAAAGAAATTCAGGAGTTATTTGGTGGTAAATGCTGTCATGAAAAATTTAATATTTTAAGAGCAGTACATGATGAAAATGTTAAGAAGATAAAGGAGTTAAAGGAGCAGAACAATAAAATCCAGGAAGAACTTCAGATAATAGAAAAGCTAGGAGATAAAAATGATGCTTTTGAAATAAAGAAGTTTAAAAAGAAAAAATATAGATCCTTGAGAGAGAGGATACCAATTGATATAGATAGAGAGATAGAAGCTATCTGGGATTTTGGTCACAATAATAGTGTCTCAATAGGGCATTCAGGAGCTGAAATAATCTATGTAATAGAGGAAGAGAATTTCAAGCAGAAAAAATGGGAACTATTTGATTATATATATTTAGATCAAGGAAAAAAAAATAATGAGATAGAAGAGGGAAATTATCTTGTTATGTATACAAGAAATGACATTCATGGAAGAAAAGAAAGTATGAAGCTTTTTGTAGATTATATAGAAAAAAATAAGCTTGAAATAGAAGGACCGTTTTATATGGTTCCAAAAGCAAATATTCTTTGTAAATCTGAGCAGAAATTTTTAGTTATTTCAGAGTTTAGAATAAAACTTTTAAAAAAGTAG
- a CDS encoding glucose-6-phosphate isomerase: MKKLSFDFSNNDQFFGGHELEFMNTHIETAEKALMEGTGAGNDFLGWVNLPSDYDKAEFNRIKVAADRIKKQSEVLIVVGIGGSYLGAKSAIEFLTHTFYNELPAEKRDTPEIYFAGTNISGTYLKHLIELIGDRDFSVNVISKSGTTTEPAIAFRVLKKLLIEKYGKDEAKDRIYATTDAEKGALKKLATGEGYETFVVPDNVGGRFSVLTAVGLLPIAAAGIDIDALMTGAADAMADYKKPYAENDCYKYAAVRNILHRKGKDIELLINYEPRLHYIAEWWKQLYGESEGKDNKGLYPASADFTADLHSLGQYIQDGKRHLFETLINIETPELDMVIEEDDLNLDGLNYLAGKTMDYVNKMAAEGTRLAHRDGNVPNLTINLPEATPYHLGYMYYFFEKACAISGYLLGVNPFDQPGVEAYKSNMFALLEKPGFEKETEEIKKRLK; encoded by the coding sequence ATGAAAAAATTATCATTTGATTTTTCTAATAATGACCAGTTTTTTGGTGGTCACGAATTAGAATTTATGAATACTCATATTGAAACAGCTGAAAAAGCGTTGATGGAAGGTACAGGAGCAGGAAACGATTTCTTAGGATGGGTAAACTTACCATCAGATTACGACAAAGCGGAATTTAACAGAATAAAGGTCGCTGCTGACAGAATAAAAAAGCAATCAGAAGTTCTAATTGTAGTTGGAATAGGTGGATCTTATTTAGGAGCTAAATCTGCAATAGAATTTTTAACACATACATTCTACAATGAATTACCAGCGGAAAAAAGAGATACTCCAGAGATATATTTTGCAGGAACAAATATTTCAGGAACTTATTTAAAGCATTTAATAGAGTTAATTGGAGATAGAGATTTCTCAGTAAATGTAATATCTAAATCAGGTACAACTACTGAACCGGCAATAGCATTTAGAGTATTAAAGAAATTACTTATAGAAAAATATGGAAAAGATGAAGCTAAGGATAGAATCTATGCTACAACAGATGCAGAAAAAGGAGCATTAAAAAAATTAGCTACAGGAGAAGGATATGAAACATTTGTAGTACCTGACAATGTAGGAGGAAGATTCTCTGTATTAACAGCAGTAGGATTATTACCTATAGCAGCTGCAGGAATAGACATAGATGCACTTATGACAGGAGCAGCAGATGCAATGGCAGATTACAAAAAGCCATATGCTGAAAACGACTGTTATAAATACGCAGCAGTAAGAAATATTCTTCATAGAAAAGGTAAAGACATAGAGTTATTGATAAACTATGAACCTAGATTACACTACATCGCAGAATGGTGGAAGCAGTTATACGGTGAATCTGAAGGAAAGGATAATAAAGGATTATATCCTGCATCAGCAGACTTTACTGCAGACCTGCATTCTTTAGGACAATATATTCAAGATGGAAAGAGACATCTTTTTGAAACTCTTATCAATATAGAGACTCCGGAACTAGATATGGTTATTGAAGAGGATGATTTAAATTTAGACGGGTTAAACTATTTAGCTGGAAAAACTATGGATTATGTAAATAAGATGGCAGCAGAGGGAACTAGATTAGCTCATAGAGATGGAAATGTACCTAACTTAACTATCAACTTACCTGAAGCTACCCCTTATCACTTAGGATATATGTATTACTTCTTTGAGAAAGCTTGTGCAATCAGTGGATATCTTTTAGGAGTAAATCCTTTTGACCAGCCAGGTGTAGAAGCTTATAAGAGCAATATGTTTGCATTATTAGAAAAGCCAGGATTTGAAAAAGAAACTGAAGAAATTAAGAAAAGATTAAAATAA
- a CDS encoding patatin-like phospholipase family protein translates to MKNIGLVLEGGGTRGVYSTGVLDAFLEYGIEVPYVIGVSIGAYNGAAYIAKQKKRNYKVYTEYINDERLINFKRLIKGESVLNSRFVFEFINRDKHFFNYDNFFNSKNTFISVSTDCITGKPVYFEKDKYEKTDVDDIIRSSCSLPFLSEIVKYKDQNFLDGGIADSIPVRKAILDGNKKIIAILTHPKGFEEKQGWYHKISSFWYPKFPNLTKAIKYRYLYYNESIQILEMLEKLGKAYIIRPKNINASMIEHDIDKLNKYYKIGWMQGVDEIQKVKDFLGA, encoded by the coding sequence ATGAAAAATATTGGGTTGGTATTAGAAGGTGGAGGAACTAGAGGGGTTTATAGTACAGGTGTTTTAGATGCATTTTTAGAATATGGAATAGAAGTTCCGTATGTTATAGGAGTTTCTATAGGTGCTTATAATGGTGCAGCATATATAGCTAAACAGAAAAAGAGAAACTATAAAGTTTATACAGAATATATCAATGATGAGAGGTTGATTAATTTTAAAAGATTGATCAAAGGTGAATCTGTTCTAAATTCTAGGTTTGTTTTTGAGTTTATCAATAGAGATAAACATTTTTTCAATTATGATAATTTTTTTAATAGTAAAAATACTTTTATAAGTGTGAGTACAGATTGTATTACAGGAAAACCCGTATATTTTGAAAAAGATAAATACGAGAAAACAGATGTTGATGATATCATTAGGTCTTCTTGTTCTCTTCCTTTTTTAAGTGAGATTGTAAAATATAAAGATCAAAATTTTTTAGATGGAGGGATCGCTGATTCAATTCCTGTAAGAAAAGCGATTTTAGATGGAAATAAAAAGATAATAGCTATCCTTACCCACCCAAAAGGATTTGAAGAAAAACAAGGTTGGTATCATAAAATTTCTTCTTTTTGGTATCCAAAATTTCCTAACTTAACTAAAGCTATAAAATATAGATATCTATATTATAATGAATCGATACAAATTTTAGAGATGTTAGAAAAACTGGGGAAAGCTTATATTATTAGGCCTAAAAATATAAATGCTTCCATGATAGAGCATGATATAGATAAATTAAATAAATATTATAAGATAGGTTGGATGCAGGGTGTAGATGAGATACAAAAAGTTAAAGACTTTTTAGGGGCTTAA
- a CDS encoding LysR substrate-binding domain-containing protein has translation MTIRKLEIYYTVSEMLNMTEAAKVLYISQPSISQVIKELEEEMKVKLFQRLGRKLYITEEGKVFQKYALRMLNLYEESQKVMEDMREVRSGNLRIGASTTIGTYLLPDIIADFKQEYPKVDIELYITNTQEISEDLLKNNIDIGLIEGKIVIEELETMDLWEDELIIISSPNKKWKKVIDRKKLEEETFILREKGSGSRKTYEDAMGIRDKNVFVFGGTEAIKRAVIKDLGVACVSKLTIGEEEKRKEITVSRIKNLEIKRCLKLLYHKDKEFSRLIEKFIEFSKGYNLSKN, from the coding sequence ATGACTATAAGAAAATTAGAGATCTATTATACTGTATCTGAGATGCTTAATATGACAGAGGCAGCTAAGGTTCTTTATATAAGCCAGCCTTCCATAAGTCAGGTTATAAAAGAATTAGAAGAAGAGATGAAAGTTAAATTATTTCAGAGGCTGGGGCGAAAACTTTATATAACAGAAGAGGGAAAGGTCTTTCAAAAATATGCATTGAGAATGTTAAATTTATATGAAGAATCACAGAAAGTAATGGAAGACATGCGGGAAGTCAGGTCTGGAAATCTGAGGATAGGGGCTAGTACAACTATAGGAACATATCTTTTACCCGATATAATAGCCGACTTCAAACAAGAATATCCTAAAGTTGATATAGAACTATATATTACAAATACCCAGGAAATATCAGAAGATTTATTAAAAAACAATATAGATATAGGATTAATAGAAGGAAAAATAGTAATAGAAGAACTAGAAACAATGGATCTTTGGGAAGATGAACTTATAATAATTTCGTCTCCCAATAAAAAATGGAAAAAAGTAATAGACCGTAAAAAATTAGAAGAAGAAACTTTTATACTCAGGGAAAAAGGGAGTGGAAGCAGAAAAACTTACGAAGATGCTATGGGAATAAGAGATAAAAACGTCTTTGTATTTGGAGGAACAGAAGCAATAAAAAGAGCAGTGATAAAAGATCTGGGAGTAGCTTGTGTTTCAAAGTTAACTATAGGAGAAGAGGAGAAAAGAAAAGAAATAACCGTGAGCCGAATAAAAAATTTAGAGATAAAGAGGTGTCTAAAGCTGCTCTACCATAAGGATAAAGAGTTTTCCAGATTGATAGAAAAATTTATAGAGTTTTCAAAAGGATATAATCTATCTAAAAATTAA
- a CDS encoding YeiH family protein → MNIKKIIPGFIVCSVIAYIGSVLGGIFPKLGGASFAIILGIILGNTLVKNEKFAAGSVFSESNLLSYSIVLLGGTLNIYSVFSVGVKGVSFIILQMVITVAAALWIGKKMKFEKKFTYLMGSGNAVCGSSAIGAVSPVVKPEKSDLGISITIVNLVGTVLMFLLPFISRVIFHGDTVMTSALIGGILQSVGQVIGAGQLVNNEVLELATIFKIIRIIFIVVLVTYLGKKVSADSKMAELEKEVEIEVEVEVNEATLEGSKKNGFKKLNIPWYITGFFIFTTLKTLGIFNGDLSNIFHFISSKFEIIALAGIGMRVKLSTLFSQGPKAITYGLAIGIIQVVAAITLIKIMYGLNF, encoded by the coding sequence ATGAATATAAAAAAAATTATACCAGGATTTATTGTTTGTTCTGTGATTGCATATATCGGAAGTGTTTTAGGTGGGATATTCCCAAAATTAGGAGGTGCAAGTTTTGCTATTATACTAGGAATTATTCTAGGGAATACTTTAGTCAAAAATGAAAAATTTGCTGCTGGATCTGTTTTTTCAGAGTCGAATCTATTATCTTATTCAATAGTTCTTTTAGGTGGAACTCTCAACATATATAGTGTTTTTAGTGTAGGAGTTAAAGGAGTAAGTTTTATTATCCTTCAAATGGTCATAACTGTAGCTGCTGCTCTATGGATTGGGAAAAAGATGAAATTTGAGAAAAAATTTACATATTTGATGGGAAGCGGAAACGCAGTATGCGGGTCATCGGCAATTGGAGCTGTCTCTCCTGTTGTAAAACCAGAAAAAAGTGATCTAGGAATATCTATTACAATAGTAAACTTAGTTGGAACCGTATTGATGTTTTTACTTCCTTTTATCTCTAGAGTAATATTTCATGGAGACACAGTTATGACCTCAGCTCTTATAGGAGGGATCCTTCAATCGGTGGGGCAAGTTATTGGAGCAGGTCAATTAGTTAATAACGAGGTATTAGAGTTAGCTACAATATTTAAGATAATAAGAATTATATTTATCGTAGTCTTGGTTACTTATTTAGGAAAAAAAGTCTCTGCTGACAGTAAGATGGCTGAACTTGAAAAAGAAGTAGAAATTGAGGTTGAGGTAGAAGTAAATGAAGCTACTTTAGAAGGGTCTAAAAAAAATGGCTTTAAAAAATTAAATATCCCTTGGTATATTACCGGATTTTTCATTTTTACAACTCTAAAAACTTTAGGGATATTCAACGGAGATCTTTCAAATATATTTCATTTTATAAGTTCCAAATTCGAGATAATCGCTCTTGCAGGAATAGGAATGAGAGTTAAATTAAGTACTCTCTTTAGCCAGGGACCCAAAGCTATAACATATGGATTAGCAATTGGAATAATACAGGTAGTTGCTGCTATAACACTTATAAAGATCATGTATGGGTTAAACTTCTAA
- the proB gene encoding glutamate 5-kinase, producing MTRKDYLKDTKRLVVKVGTSTLTFENGLLNLSRIDKLVRELANLHNKGYEIILVTSGAIGAGMGSLGLKERPKTLPDKQAVASVGQVALIHLYQKLFSEYGKQIGQLLLTKGDISNRGRYLNARNSCLRLISMGIIPVINENDSVAVDEIKVGDNDTLSAFTSTLIDADLLLILSDIDGLYTGNPKTDPKATLINTVKEIDDHIKTIATGAGSKFGTGGMATKISAGEIVTSAGIPMIIAKGFDPSIIGDVMDGEEIGTLFLETKIKLNARKHWITYGTTKTGKIFIDDGAITALKSHNSLLSIGIVKCEGDFHRGEVVSICDSNEFEIAVGISNYSQVEVDLIKGKNSSDINHILGHKDYDEVIHMDNMFIF from the coding sequence ATGACTCGAAAAGATTATTTAAAAGACACAAAACGATTGGTTGTAAAGGTAGGAACATCTACCCTTACATTTGAAAATGGATTATTAAACCTTTCTAGAATAGACAAATTAGTCCGTGAGCTGGCTAACCTTCACAACAAAGGATATGAAATTATATTAGTTACCTCAGGAGCTATCGGAGCTGGGATGGGTAGTTTGGGGTTAAAAGAAAGACCTAAAACTCTCCCAGATAAACAGGCTGTTGCATCTGTAGGACAGGTTGCCCTTATCCACCTATATCAGAAATTATTCTCTGAATATGGAAAGCAGATAGGACAACTGCTTTTGACCAAGGGAGATATATCCAATCGTGGAAGATATCTAAATGCTCGTAATTCTTGTCTGAGATTGATTTCCATGGGAATCATCCCGGTTATAAATGAAAATGATTCGGTAGCTGTAGATGAGATAAAAGTAGGGGACAACGATACCCTCTCAGCTTTTACATCTACCTTGATAGATGCAGATCTGTTACTTATCCTATCTGATATAGATGGTTTATATACAGGTAATCCAAAGACCGATCCCAAAGCCACCCTTATTAATACAGTTAAAGAGATCGATGACCATATCAAAACTATAGCTACTGGAGCTGGAAGTAAGTTTGGAACTGGAGGTATGGCTACTAAAATAAGTGCTGGTGAGATAGTTACTTCTGCCGGAATCCCTATGATTATCGCCAAAGGATTTGATCCTTCAATTATAGGAGATGTCATGGATGGCGAGGAAATTGGAACATTATTTTTAGAGACTAAGATAAAATTAAATGCTCGTAAACATTGGATAACTTATGGAACCACAAAAACAGGTAAGATTTTTATAGATGATGGAGCCATCACAGCTCTCAAAAGTCATAATAGCCTTCTTTCTATTGGAATTGTAAAGTGTGAAGGCGATTTCCATAGGGGAGAAGTTGTTTCTATCTGTGACAGCAATGAATTTGAGATTGCCGTTGGAATTTCTAACTACAGTCAGGTTGAGGTAGATCTTATCAAAGGAAAAAATTCTTCTGATATCAATCATATTTTAGGACACAAAGATTATGATGAAGTTATACATATGGATAACATGTTTATTTTTTAA
- a CDS encoding glutamate-5-semialdehyde dehydrogenase, with translation MKKYMNDMGILAKKASKKLLQMDTITKNNILEEMAKELLNNIEFIRSENEKDLIKGKENGLTPAFIDRLTLTEERIYGMAQGIRTIIGLDDPIGETLSGFRHENGMEISQIRVPLGVIGMIFESRPNVTVDAAVLSLKSGNAIILRGGSDALCSNMALAKVITEAGKKLGLPHGAIQLIENTDRNCVTELITMNDLIDVIIPRGGKGLKKAILAGASVPVIETGAGLCHTYVDHNADLNMAIDIIVNAKTSRPGVCNAMETLLVHSDSISKLLPSLGEKLGDLGVEIRADERSIKYLANAIPTTDSDWNTEYLDLILSIKTVDSIDEAIKHIDTYSTKHSEAIISENYKNTQKFLREVDSAAVYVNASTRFTDGGAFGFGGEIGISTQKLHARGPMGIKELTSVKYIIRGDGQVR, from the coding sequence ATGAAAAAATATATGAATGATATGGGTATCTTGGCTAAAAAAGCTTCGAAAAAACTACTTCAAATGGATACCATTACTAAAAATAACATCTTGGAAGAGATGGCTAAGGAACTTTTAAATAATATAGAATTTATACGGTCAGAAAATGAAAAAGACTTGATTAAAGGTAAAGAAAATGGACTTACACCTGCTTTTATAGACAGATTGACTCTTACTGAAGAAAGAATCTATGGGATGGCCCAAGGAATTAGAACAATAATAGGTTTAGATGATCCCATCGGTGAAACCTTGAGTGGGTTCAGACATGAAAACGGGATGGAAATATCACAGATTCGTGTTCCTTTAGGAGTTATCGGAATGATCTTTGAATCTCGTCCAAATGTTACTGTAGATGCAGCTGTTCTTAGTTTAAAATCTGGAAATGCAATTATCTTAAGGGGTGGCTCAGACGCTCTTTGCTCAAATATGGCTTTGGCTAAGGTAATTACTGAAGCAGGTAAAAAATTAGGTCTGCCTCATGGAGCTATTCAATTAATTGAAAATACTGACAGAAACTGTGTAACCGAATTGATTACCATGAATGATCTTATCGATGTAATTATTCCACGTGGCGGTAAGGGTTTAAAAAAAGCTATCCTTGCAGGAGCTAGTGTTCCTGTTATAGAAACAGGTGCAGGTCTGTGTCATACCTATGTTGATCATAATGCAGATTTAAATATGGCCATCGATATTATTGTCAATGCCAAAACTTCCAGACCTGGAGTATGTAATGCTATGGAAACTCTATTGGTTCATAGTGACAGCATCTCTAAATTACTACCCAGCTTAGGTGAAAAATTAGGAGATTTAGGAGTAGAAATTCGAGCTGATGAAAGATCTATAAAATACTTGGCCAACGCAATCCCTACAACTGATAGTGACTGGAATACCGAATATTTAGATCTTATTTTATCTATTAAAACTGTAGATTCTATAGATGAAGCAATAAAACATATAGATACCTACTCTACAAAACATTCAGAAGCAATCATCAGTGAAAATTATAAAAATACTCAGAAATTTTTGAGGGAAGTAGATTCTGCAGCAGTTTATGTAAATGCTTCTACAAGATTTACCGATGGAGGAGCCTTTGGATTTGGAGGAGAGATTGGTATCAGTACTCAAAAACTCCATGCAAGGGGACCTATGGGAATCAAAGAACTGACTTCCGTTAAATACATAATTAGAGGAGATGGACAGGTTAGATAA